From Schistocerca nitens isolate TAMUIC-IGC-003100 unplaced genomic scaffold, iqSchNite1.1 HiC_scaffold_378, whole genome shotgun sequence, one genomic window encodes:
- the LOC126230310 gene encoding uncharacterized protein LOC126230310, with protein MVVEEEEEEEEEEERRHLAKPSFARILPPPSPKKPSFARILPPPSPKKPSFARILPPPSPKKPSFARILPPPSPKKPSFARILPPPSPKKPSFARILPPPSPKKPSFARILPPPSPKKPSFARILPPPSPKKPSFARILPPPSPKKPSFARILPPPSPKKPSFARILPPPSPKKPSFARILPPPSPKKPSFARILPPPSPKKPSFARILPPPSPKKPSFARILPPPSPKKPSFARILPPPSPKKPSFARILPPPSPKKPSFARILPPPSPKKPSFARIPPPPSPKKPRSLVFPRPLPPRNLVRSYSPAPFPQETSFARIPPPPSPKKPRSL; from the coding sequence AaaccctcgttcgctcgtattctgcCGCCCCCTTCCCCCAAGAaaccctcgttcgctcgtattctgcCGCCCCCTTCCCCCAAGAaaccctcgttcgctcgtattctgcCGCCCCCTTCCCCCAAGAaaccctcgttcgctcgtattctgcCGCCCCCTTCCCCCAAGAaaccctcgttcgctcgtattctgcCGCCCCCTTCCCCCAAGAaaccctcgttcgctcgtattctgcCGCCCCCTTCCCCCAAGAaaccctcgttcgctcgtattctgcCGCCCCCTTCCCCCAAGAaaccctcgttcgctcgtattctgcCGCCCCCTTCCCCCAAGAaaccctcgttcgctcgtattctgcCGCCCCCTTCCCCCAAGAaaccctcgttcgctcgtattctgcCGCCCCCTTCCCCCAAGAaaccctcgttcgctcgtattctgcCGCCCCCTTCCCCCAAGAaaccctcgttcgctcgtattctgcCGCCCCCTTCCCCCAAGAaaccctcgttcgctcgtattctgcCGCCCCCTTCCCCCAAGAaaccctcgttcgctcgtattctgcCGCCCCCTTCCCCCAAGAaaccctcgttcgctcgtattctgcCGCCCCCTTCCCCCAAGAaaccctcgttcgctcgtattctgcCGCCCCCTTCCCCCAAGAaaccctcgttcgctcgtattctgcCGCCCCCTTCCCCCAAGAaaccctcgttcgctcgtattctgcCGCCCCCTTCCCCCAAGAaaccctcgttcgctcgtattcccccgcccccttcccccaagaaacctcgttcgctcgtattcccccgcccccttcccccaagaaacctcgttcgctcgtattcccccgcccccttcccccaagaaacctcgttcgctcgtattcccccgcccccttcccccaagaaacctcgttcgctc